In a genomic window of Brassica rapa cultivar Chiifu-401-42 chromosome A10, CAAS_Brap_v3.01, whole genome shotgun sequence:
- the LOC103847728 gene encoding uncharacterized LOC103847728 (The RefSeq protein has 2 substitutions compared to this genomic sequence) has protein sequence MQFSRNSILRQLSRKEGWRSASRRWTSGDSSTAFADDTSGGAGGYSSMEGLYGVNSGEDPAARRKRVMVVVDEASRSKHAMMWALTHLTNKGDLMTLLHVVSPHDEASSSLVQSLGSLCKACKPEVDVEALVIQGPKLATVLSQVKKLEVTVLVLGQKKSAPFISCLCGPSRSEELVNRCINGADCLTIGVRKQSNGVSGYLINTRWQKNFWLLA, from the exons ATGCAATTTTCAAGAAACTCAATCCTTAGACAACTAAGCAGAAAAGAAGGTTGGAGGTCGGCTTCTAGAAGGTGGACTTCCGGAGATAGCTCAACGGCCTTCGCCGACGACACAAGCGGTGGTGCTGGCGGTTACTCTTCAATGGAGGGCCTGTATGGGGTTTATTCCGGTGAAGATCCGGCGGCGAGAAGGAAAAGAGTGATGGTTGTGGTGGATGAGACTTCAAGGTCCAAACATGCTATGATGTGGGCTTTGACGCACTTGACTAACAAAGGAGACTTGATGACTCTTCTTCATGTTGTGTCTCCTCATgatgaagcttcttcttctttggttcAGTCACTTGGTTCACTTTGCAAAGCTTGTAAACCCGAG GTGGATGTGGAGGCGTTGGTGATTCAAGGACCAAAGTTAGCAACTGTACTCAGCCAAGTGAAGAAACTTGAAGTCACTGTTCTTGTTTTGGGTCAGAAGAAATCTGCACCATTCATCTCCTG CTTATGTGGACCCAGTAGATCAGAGGAGCTCGTGAATCGATGTATCAATGGTGCAGATTGTTTGACGATTGGTGTGAGGAAACAAAGCAACGGTGTTAGTGGCTACCTGATTAACACACGATGGCAGAAGAACTTCTGGCTTCTGGCCTAA